A genomic stretch from Pontivivens ytuae includes:
- a CDS encoding ferredoxin--NADP reductase: protein MTYTAATPEAELPKGLRGVTFLTVTGVTHWTDRTFSFTCQRPDSLRFRSGEFVMIGLVDGERPLLRAYSIASPAWEEHLEFYSIKVQDGPLTSRLQHLKPGDEIVMRAKPVGTLVHDALTPGKRLILFSTGTGIAPFASVIRDPETYEKFDEVILTHTCREVHELDYGKDLIRHIEEHEFLPEIVGDKLTLVSTTTRESSETMGRMTDWLRDGRFAEATGAPFDPATDRVMICGSMAMLQEHKAICEAAGMKEGSNSDPGDFVIEKAFVD from the coding sequence ATGACCTACACCGCCGCCACGCCCGAAGCCGAGCTGCCCAAGGGGCTGCGGGGCGTCACGTTCCTCACCGTCACCGGCGTGACGCACTGGACCGACCGCACCTTCTCCTTCACCTGCCAACGGCCTGACAGCCTGCGCTTCCGCTCCGGCGAGTTCGTGATGATCGGGCTGGTGGATGGGGAGCGACCGCTCCTGCGCGCCTACTCCATCGCGAGCCCCGCGTGGGAGGAGCATCTGGAGTTCTACTCCATCAAGGTGCAGGACGGGCCGCTCACCTCCCGCCTCCAGCACCTGAAGCCGGGCGATGAGATCGTCATGCGCGCAAAGCCCGTCGGCACGCTGGTGCACGACGCGCTGACGCCGGGCAAGCGGCTGATCCTGTTCTCCACCGGCACCGGCATCGCGCCCTTCGCCAGCGTGATCCGCGACCCCGAGACCTACGAGAAGTTCGACGAGGTCATCCTCACCCACACCTGCCGTGAGGTGCACGAGCTCGACTACGGCAAGGACCTGATCCGCCATATCGAGGAGCACGAGTTCCTGCCTGAGATCGTGGGCGACAAGCTCACCCTGGTCTCCACCACCACGCGCGAGAGCTCCGAGACGATGGGCCGGATGACCGACTGGCTGCGTGACGGCCGCTTTGCCGAGGCCACAGGCGCCCCCTTCGATCCCGCCACCGACCGGGTGATGATCTGTGGCTCCATGGCGATGCTGCAGGAGCACAAGGCGATCTGCGAGGCGGCCGGGATGAAGGAGGGCTCGAACTCCGACCCCGGCGACTTCGTCATCGAAAAGGCATTCGTGGACTGA
- a CDS encoding copper chaperone PCu(A)C: MRALPLILALMAAPALAEGEHGHDHDHEEHAEGEHHDAHDDHGHEDHAGHDDHGHGDHAHEEHAGDDDGHLSEVEGVRILHAWTPATRRGPAPIYFEFENERDAPVMVTGGATDHGEAAAVMGVSLTAGGAPVTLGEMEILAGDDVDFDAQGVFLMLVEIDEPLEEGQSFPLDITVEPVGTIEVQVDVLAADATRHPHAGHVH; this comes from the coding sequence ATGCGCGCCCTGCCCCTCATCCTCGCCCTGATGGCCGCCCCCGCGCTTGCGGAGGGCGAGCATGGCCATGACCACGATCACGAGGAGCATGCGGAGGGGGAGCATCACGACGCGCATGACGATCATGGCCACGAGGACCATGCCGGCCACGACGATCACGGGCATGGCGACCATGCGCACGAGGAACATGCCGGCGACGATGACGGGCACCTGTCGGAGGTCGAGGGCGTCCGCATCCTGCATGCCTGGACGCCGGCGACCCGGCGCGGCCCCGCGCCGATCTATTTCGAGTTCGAGAACGAGCGCGATGCGCCGGTCATGGTGACCGGCGGCGCCACGGATCACGGTGAGGCGGCCGCGGTGATGGGCGTCTCACTCACCGCGGGCGGCGCACCCGTGACGCTGGGCGAGATGGAGATCCTCGCTGGCGACGACGTCGATTTCGACGCGCAGGGCGTGTTCCTGATGCTGGTCGAGATCGATGAACCGCTGGAGGAGGGTCAGTCCTTCCCCCTCGACATCACCGTGGAGCCGGTGGGCACCATCGAGGTGCAGGTCGACGTGCTGGCCGCGGACGCGACCCGGCACCCCCATGCCGGGCACGTCCACTAG